Proteins from a single region of Temnothorax longispinosus isolate EJ_2023e unplaced genomic scaffold, Tlon_JGU_v1 HiC_scaffold_20, whole genome shotgun sequence:
- the LOC139823858 gene encoding uncharacterized protein isoform X5 gives MERHNIRAMHGREKGRFVSKSKYRWRQNVLASKKKAAPPAVSNVPDFEICGRRIVELKTLALNLWCIACDIPLSLRYVKSEQKFGLASVLDVKCVKCNKIYTIHTNKHLLNERLYHVNLKAATAMIDGGIGESQLNIILSALDIPSFSTATLKRNERIVGPAIESVARNSCREAIKVEKSLTVAASITPEAELSNNPEQSNDEENSITMAEVNQEESVKIVVSYDAGWQKRGTGRAYNSLSGQGSLIGHRSKLILGYAVRCKACAFCTRGHSRDDHDCRKNYEGSAKSMEPDMAVELIVHNQHLKDENVCVNVLIGDDDSSTIAAVRRESTTRIDKWSDLNHASKAMINALYGLKLPTKIIEYFSRCFTCAIKKNEGNPEAVKDALKNVVSHAFGSHERCGEWCRYSSMGEKYQHKGLPHGKPLSDPQLKSALTSVFTRFANNSDKLAPCGSSQGNESFNSTVASKAPKSKYYGASESLNFRVAASVCQKNIGVTYIEQIYKELNLSPSTVKFRESKENVRKRKIENLRTVEAKRRRLFHKKNRSSKMASVQRREGITYETDSGLNSVSGFIDESPYQADTSDHQDAKIVIFDLETTGLSKSSEICQREACLPGPQKSLGFKSMGVRCF, from the exons ATGGAAAGGCATAATATTCGTGCTATGCACGGGCGTGAGAAAGGACGCTTCGTTTCGAAATCTAAATATCGTTGGAGACAAAATGTGCTtgcgtcgaaaaaaaaagctgCCCCTCCGGCTGTCTCTAACGTGCCCGATTTTGAAATCTGTGGTCGCCGTATTGTAGAACTGAAAACTCTTGCTCTCAATCTTTGGTGCATAGCTTGTGACATTCCTCTATCACTTCGTTACGTCAAAAGTGAGCAGAAATTCGGTCTGGCAAGCGTACTTGATGTGAAATGTGTaaagtgtaataaaatctACACAATTCATACAAATAAACACCTACTAAATGAGAGATTATACCATGTGAACCTCAAAGCGGCAACAG CAATGATAGACGGTGGCATTGGAGAATCGCAGCTGAACATAATCCTTTCTGCTCTAGATATACCAAGTTTTTCAACTGCAACACTAAAACGTAATGAGAGAATTGTCGGTCCAGCTATCGAGAGTGTAGCTCGAAATAGCTGTCGAGAAGCTATCAAAGTGGAAAAATCCCTAACAGTAGCTGCAAGCATTACTCCTGAGGCAGAGCTATCAAA CAATCCCGAACAATCTAATGATGAAGAAAACAGTATCACGATGGCAGAGGTGAATCAAGAGGAAAGCGTCAAGATCGTCGTATCATACGACGCTGGGTGGCAGAAGCGCGGAACTGGTCGAGCTTATAACAGTCTCTCTG GTCAAGGCAGTCTCATCGGGCATCGGTCGAAGTTAATCCTCGGGTACGCAGTTCGATGCAAGGCATGTGCATTTTGCACACGGGGGCACTCCCGCGACGATCATGACTGTCGTAAAAACTATGAAGGTAGCGCGAAGTCTATGGAGCCTGACATGGCTGTGGAGTTGATCGTTCATAACCAGCATCTGAAGGACGAAAACGTTTGCGTTAACGTACTGATTGGCGACGACGACTCATCAACTATTGCAGCAGTACGGCGCGAATCTACCACACGAATAGATAAGTGGTCTGATCTAAACCACGCATCCAAGGCGATGATTAATGCGTTGTATGGTTTGAAGCTGCCAACTAAAATCATCGAGTATTTTTCACGATGCTTTACTTGCGcgataaaaaagaatgaagGCAATCCTGAAGCAGTAAAGGATGCGTTAAAAAACGTCGTGTCTCACGCTTTTGGCAGTCATGAGCGTTGTGGCGAGTGGTGTCGCTATTCTAGCATGGGTGAAAAGTATCAGCACAAAGGCCTTCCTCATGGAAAGCCCTTATCGGATCCACAGCTAAAATCTGCACTTACTTCTGTCTTCACGAGATTCGCGAATAATTCTGACAAATTGGCACCGTGCGGTTCTAGCCAAGGCAACGAATCCTTTAACAGTACAGTTGCCAGCAAAGCTCCAAAATCGAAATACTACGGAGCGTCAGAGTCCCTCAATTTTCGAGTAGCTGCATCAGtttgccaaaaaaatattggagTGACCTACATTGAACAG ATTTATAAAGAGCTGAATCTGTCGCCGAGCACAGTAAAATTCCGCGAATCGAAGGAAAATGTCAGAAAacgaaaaatcgaaaatttacGGACTGTCGAAGCGAAACGAAGAAGACTGTTTCATAAGAAAAACCGATCAAGTAAAATGGCATCCGTACAGCGTCGCGAAGGAATTACGTATGAGACCGACAGCGGATTGAACAGTGTGTCTGGATTCATTGATGAGAGTCCTTACCAAG cTGATACTTCCGACCACCAAGATGCGAAGATAGTAATTTTTGACTTGGAAACAACCGGACTGTCGAAGTCCTCAGAAATATGCCAG CGGGAGGCATGTCTTCCAGGGCCGCAGAAGTCACTGGGCTTCAAATCCATGGGGGTGAGATGTTTTTGA